A genomic window from Geothermobacter ehrlichii includes:
- the had gene encoding 6-hydroxycyclohex-1-ene-1-carbonyl-CoA dehydrogenase, producing the protein MSINAYRWMMKAVNEPLVKEEFVATAGPGEVVVAVAGCGVCHTDLGFYYDGVRTNSELPLALGHEISGRVVAAGAGAESWLDQAVIVPAVLPCGECDLCKRGKGTICRAQKMPGNDIQGGFASHIVVPARDLCPVDEAKLASAGLELADVSVVADAVTTPYQAVYQAGVGEGDLAIVIGVGGVGSYCVQMAKAFGATVIAIDIDQAKLDAISEHGAAKTFNAREIGGRDLKKAISAFVRDQGLRSTEWFIFECSGSKAGQETAYGLLVHGATLSVVGFTMAKVEIRLSNLMAFHARALGNWGCLPEHYPGALDLVLQGKIALKPFIEQRPLEEINEIFAAVHDGKMSKRAILVP; encoded by the coding sequence ATGTCGATCAACGCCTATCGCTGGATGATGAAAGCCGTCAACGAACCGCTGGTGAAAGAGGAGTTTGTCGCCACGGCGGGACCGGGCGAAGTGGTGGTGGCCGTCGCCGGCTGCGGGGTCTGCCATACCGACCTCGGTTTCTACTACGACGGCGTGCGCACCAACTCCGAACTGCCGCTGGCCCTCGGTCACGAAATCAGCGGCAGGGTGGTGGCCGCCGGCGCCGGCGCCGAATCCTGGCTCGACCAGGCGGTGATCGTTCCCGCGGTCCTGCCCTGCGGCGAATGCGACCTGTGCAAGCGCGGCAAGGGAACCATCTGCCGCGCCCAGAAGATGCCGGGCAACGACATCCAGGGCGGTTTCGCCAGCCATATCGTGGTGCCGGCCCGCGACCTCTGTCCGGTCGACGAGGCGAAACTGGCGTCCGCCGGTCTCGAGCTGGCCGACGTCTCGGTGGTCGCCGACGCGGTGACCACTCCCTACCAGGCCGTCTACCAGGCCGGAGTCGGCGAAGGCGACCTGGCGATCGTCATCGGCGTCGGCGGCGTCGGCAGCTACTGCGTGCAGATGGCCAAAGCCTTCGGCGCCACGGTGATCGCCATCGACATCGACCAGGCCAAACTCGACGCCATCAGCGAGCATGGCGCGGCGAAGACCTTCAACGCCAGGGAGATCGGCGGCCGGGATCTGAAAAAGGCGATCTCGGCCTTCGTCAGGGACCAGGGCCTGCGCAGCACCGAATGGTTCATCTTCGAATGTTCCGGCAGCAAGGCCGGCCAGGAAACAGCCTACGGTCTGCTGGTGCACGGAGCGACCCTGAGCGTGGTCGGCTTCACCATGGCAAAGGTCGAAATCCGCCTCTCCAACCTGATGGCCTTCCACGCCCGGGCGCTGGGTAACTGGGGCTGCCTGCCGGAACACTATCCGGGCGCCCTCGACCTGGTGTTGCAGGGAAAAATCGCGCTGAAGCCGTTCATCGAACAGCGGCCGCTGGAGGAAATCAACGAAATCTTCGCCGCCGTCCACGACGGCAAGATGAGCAAACGGGCAATCCTGGTGCCTTAA
- a CDS encoding acyl-CoA thioesterase, which translates to MVRGVAEFEVRYAETDQMGVVHHANYLVWFELARTRFCAEAGLPYPEIEARGYLMIITRAEQDYRRAARYGDRIRASCRLDWFNRRSLQFSYRIERGDELLTTGITRHIWVRRDSLRPCRLPDELHNRFEAAGA; encoded by the coding sequence ATGGTCCGGGGCGTCGCCGAATTCGAGGTCCGCTACGCCGAAACCGACCAGATGGGCGTGGTGCATCACGCCAACTACCTGGTCTGGTTCGAGCTGGCCCGCACCCGCTTCTGCGCCGAGGCCGGCCTGCCCTATCCGGAGATCGAGGCCCGCGGCTACCTGATGATCATCACCCGGGCCGAGCAGGACTATCGCCGGGCGGCGCGCTACGGCGACAGGATTCGGGCGAGCTGCCGGCTCGACTGGTTCAACCGGCGCAGCCTGCAGTTCAGCTACCGGATCGAGCGGGGGGACGAACTGCTGACCACCGGCATCACCCGGCACATCTGGGTCAGGCGCGACAGCCTGCGGCCTTGCCGGCTGCCGGACGAGCTGCATAACAGGTTTGAAGCCGCCGGGGCATGA
- a CDS encoding thiolase family protein — translation MDAYLIEARRTAIGRAHPDKGLFREVRADELLAELMRRTLAEMETGEELTAALDDVYIGCVGQHLEQGKNIARLALLLAGLPETLPGVTINRLCASSLQAFNFAASTIAAGDADLLLAGGVEHMTHVPMQAATDYHRGLLSRYEFPFNNMGLTAEKVARDFGVSRHDQDSFAVESHRRALAAREAGHFDREILPIDTPDGPARQDQSPRPGTSLEALAQLKPVFAADGTVTAGNSSPLNDGASLTLLASSAACKRFGLKPRARVAGFAVVGLDPCTMGMGPVPAIRRLLEKTGLSLDTIDRFELNEAFASQAVACIRELRLDPEKVNPYGGAIALGHPLGGTGTRLITTLINGLEQSGGRYGIASLCIGHGQGMATLIERL, via the coding sequence ATGGACGCTTACCTGATCGAAGCCAGACGGACCGCCATCGGCCGGGCCCACCCGGACAAGGGGCTGTTCCGCGAGGTCCGCGCCGACGAGCTGCTCGCCGAACTGATGCGCCGGACGCTGGCGGAAATGGAGACCGGCGAGGAGCTGACCGCCGCCCTCGACGACGTCTACATCGGCTGTGTCGGACAGCACCTGGAGCAGGGCAAGAACATCGCCCGGCTGGCGCTGCTGCTGGCGGGACTGCCGGAAACCCTGCCGGGAGTCACCATCAACCGGCTCTGCGCCTCCAGTCTGCAGGCCTTCAACTTCGCCGCCTCGACCATCGCCGCCGGTGACGCCGACCTGCTGCTCGCCGGCGGCGTGGAGCACATGACCCACGTGCCGATGCAGGCGGCGACCGATTACCACCGGGGGCTGCTGTCCCGCTACGAATTCCCTTTCAACAACATGGGCCTGACGGCGGAGAAGGTCGCCCGCGACTTCGGCGTCAGCCGTCACGACCAGGACAGCTTCGCCGTCGAAAGCCACCGCCGGGCCCTGGCCGCCCGCGAGGCCGGCCATTTCGACCGCGAGATCCTGCCGATCGACACTCCGGACGGCCCGGCGCGGCAGGACCAGTCGCCCCGCCCCGGCACCAGCCTAGAGGCTCTGGCGCAGCTGAAACCGGTCTTCGCCGCCGACGGCACGGTCACGGCAGGCAACAGCTCCCCCCTCAACGACGGTGCCAGCCTGACCCTGCTCGCATCGAGCGCCGCCTGCAAGCGCTTCGGCCTGAAGCCGCGGGCGCGGGTGGCCGGCTTCGCGGTGGTCGGCCTCGACCCCTGCACCATGGGGATGGGCCCGGTGCCGGCGATCCGCAGGCTGCTGGAGAAAACCGGCCTGAGCCTCGACACGATCGACCGCTTCGAACTGAACGAGGCCTTCGCCAGCCAGGCGGTGGCCTGTATCCGCGAACTGAGGCTCGACCCGGAAAAGGTCAACCCATACGGCGGCGCCATCGCCCTCGGCCATCCGCTGGGCGGCACCGGCACCCGGCTGATCACCACCCTGATCAACGGCCTGGAACAGAGCGGCGGCCGGTACGGCATCGCTTCGCTCTGCATCGGCCACGGCCAGGGAATGGCGACCCTGATCGAAAGGCTCTGA
- a CDS encoding SDR family oxidoreductase encodes MTAAADRAPRVVLITGAGQGIGAAIARRFAADGERLALVDVNAEQLQGFAAELEAAGCDVLPVCADITDKARVGQLMAEVVDRFGRLDVLVNNAGIIRDGFISKLSEEDWDQVLDVNLKGAFLCCQAAFPTMKARQYGKIVNIVSRAWLGNIGQANYSASKGGLVSLTRTLALEFARFQINVNAVAPGLIDTPMTRGMPEEARQRLIRMQPTGRMGKVENVAAAVAFLASDDAEFITGQVLHVDGGKSCGLLSL; translated from the coding sequence ATGACGGCGGCCGCGGACAGAGCCCCCCGCGTGGTGCTGATCACCGGCGCCGGCCAGGGCATCGGCGCCGCCATCGCCCGGCGGTTCGCCGCCGACGGCGAACGGCTGGCCCTGGTCGACGTCAACGCCGAACAGTTGCAGGGATTCGCCGCCGAACTGGAAGCGGCCGGCTGCGACGTGCTGCCGGTCTGCGCCGACATCACCGACAAGGCCCGCGTCGGGCAGCTGATGGCCGAGGTGGTCGACCGCTTCGGCCGGCTCGACGTGCTGGTCAACAACGCCGGCATCATCCGCGACGGCTTCATCAGCAAGCTGTCGGAAGAGGACTGGGACCAGGTTCTCGACGTCAACCTCAAGGGGGCCTTCCTCTGCTGCCAGGCGGCGTTCCCGACCATGAAGGCCCGGCAGTACGGCAAGATCGTCAACATCGTCTCCCGCGCCTGGCTCGGCAACATCGGCCAGGCCAACTATTCGGCGAGCAAGGGAGGGCTGGTCAGCCTGACCCGCACCCTGGCCCTCGAGTTCGCCCGCTTCCAGATCAACGTCAACGCCGTCGCCCCCGGCCTGATCGATACACCGATGACCAGGGGGATGCCGGAAGAGGCACGCCAGCGGCTGATCCGCATGCAGCCGACCGGCAGGATGGGCAAGGTGGAGAACGTCGCCGCCGCGGTCGCCTTTCTCGCCTCCGACGATGCCGAATTCATCACCGGCCAGGTGCTGCATGTCGACGGGGGCAAGAGCTGCGGGCTGCTGTCGCTGTAA
- a CDS encoding thiolase family protein: protein MKASVQGFRDSQVGSGALFEDIYLLEGRRTPFGKYTGSLSSVSPTDLGILASRAAIEAAGVPATDIDQTIVANIGQASADCFFLPRHIALYSGAPLESTALLTQRICGSGMELLGQSAEQIALGKANLVLGCGTDTMSRFPLVSYSARQGFPLGRPEFVDLLWEALNDTAAVPMGCTADNLAREYKLSREEVDAFAMRSQERYAAAKDTGFFSGEIVPVAPKGVLEMGDFKPRKYRLNSREEVSADEHPRRTTMEQLAKLPFVFTKEGPTTAGSASGIVDGAAALLVASGDYVRAHGLKPLGKIRGFAATGVRPDIMGIGPAPAIRLLLGQMGLALQDIDRFEINEAFAAQCLAVARELQLDEEKLNINGGAIAIGHPLAATGVRLTLTCLKTLHRDGKQLGIASACIGGGQGIALAVEAC from the coding sequence ATGAAAGCAAGCGTACAGGGTTTTCGGGACAGCCAAGTCGGCAGCGGCGCTCTGTTTGAGGACATCTACCTGCTCGAAGGGAGACGGACCCCGTTCGGCAAATACACCGGCAGTCTCTCCAGCGTCTCGCCGACCGATCTCGGCATTCTCGCCAGCCGCGCGGCCATCGAGGCGGCCGGGGTGCCGGCGACCGACATCGACCAGACCATCGTCGCCAACATCGGCCAGGCCAGCGCCGACTGCTTCTTCCTTCCCCGGCACATCGCCCTCTACAGCGGCGCGCCGCTGGAAAGCACCGCCCTGCTCACCCAGCGAATCTGCGGCTCGGGCATGGAGCTGCTGGGCCAGTCGGCGGAGCAGATCGCCCTCGGCAAGGCCAACCTGGTGCTCGGCTGCGGCACCGACACCATGAGCCGCTTCCCTCTGGTCTCCTACTCGGCGCGCCAGGGCTTCCCCCTGGGCCGTCCCGAGTTCGTCGACCTGCTCTGGGAGGCTCTCAACGACACCGCCGCGGTGCCCATGGGCTGCACCGCAGACAACCTGGCACGGGAATACAAGCTGAGCCGGGAAGAGGTCGACGCCTTCGCCATGCGCAGCCAGGAGCGCTACGCTGCGGCCAAAGACACCGGCTTCTTCTCCGGCGAGATCGTTCCCGTCGCCCCCAAGGGGGTGCTGGAGATGGGCGACTTCAAACCGCGCAAGTACCGGCTGAACAGCCGGGAGGAAGTCAGCGCCGACGAGCATCCGCGCCGGACCACCATGGAACAGCTGGCGAAGCTTCCCTTCGTCTTCACCAAGGAAGGCCCGACCACCGCCGGCAGCGCCTCAGGCATCGTCGACGGTGCCGCGGCCCTGCTGGTCGCCTCGGGCGACTACGTCCGCGCCCACGGACTGAAGCCGCTGGGCAAGATCCGCGGCTTCGCCGCCACCGGCGTGAGGCCCGACATCATGGGCATCGGCCCGGCCCCGGCCATCCGGCTGCTGCTCGGCCAGATGGGACTTGCGCTGCAGGACATCGACCGCTTCGAGATCAACGAGGCCTTCGCCGCCCAGTGCCTGGCGGTCGCCCGGGAACTGCAGCTCGACGAGGAGAAGCTCAACATCAACGGCGGCGCCATCGCCATCGGCCATCCCCTGGCGGCCACAGGCGTCCGCCTGACCCTGACCTGCCTGAAAACCCTGCATCGTGACGGCAAGCAGCTCGGTATCGCCTCGGCCTGCATCGGCGGCGGACAGGGCATCGCCCTGGCCGTGGAGGCCTGCTGA
- a CDS encoding 3-hydroxyacyl-CoA dehydrogenase/enoyl-CoA hydratase family protein — protein MKPITTVGVVGAGTMGSAIAQHFIMKGLPVILLDQQDAFLEKGVGHIRSSLEEAMQRKLIDEAGLEQILGRLRCTTDQAALAEADLVVEAIFENLEVKKQLFAELEQVVGADCILASNTSSFLISDIAADLKTPERVVGVHYFYHAAKNKLVEIIPGEKTDGAIVSALENFYSYYDKTPILVKDAPGFAVNRFFVPWLNEAARLLEEGFGSIAFIDRVACEVFGVGMGPFALMNATGVPIAMHAADGLAGKLGPFYAPAEILCKQVEAKQDWDVEDSTPLNDGSDQKEVVIRRLVGASLGVAAQMVDEGVVDATSADLGARAGLRWPVGPFELLGKLGPDRVREMVESVFSAWDLPLPACLEKAAAGQALSLDWVTTEVVGDTGFIIFNLPDRMNPLGEQVMEQLDRCVDELNARDDIDRIIIHGKGKAFIAGADIKFFLDAMDAGDLDRIQRFTEFGHRVLNKIGASDKTTFAYLDGLTLGGGLELALACDYRIGTRKSVLAFPETGIGIYPGLGGTQRTSRLIGVARAKLLIATGQFINAKQAYAFGLVDTVIDPPFDWRELAGFSIDRPQAGRTEETPEEAAFAAFDGDLSSPLLDREGFEKQAKGIRRKAPIALKMAMELIDKGRDLDLAAGLQLELDGLKTIFATADAKTGLSSIITGQKPVFIGK, from the coding sequence ATGAAACCGATCACAACCGTCGGGGTCGTCGGAGCGGGAACCATGGGCTCGGCGATCGCCCAGCACTTCATCATGAAGGGACTGCCGGTCATCCTGCTCGACCAGCAGGACGCCTTTCTGGAAAAAGGCGTCGGACACATCCGCTCGTCGCTGGAAGAGGCCATGCAGCGCAAGCTGATCGACGAGGCGGGCTTAGAGCAGATCCTCGGCCGGCTGCGCTGCACCACCGACCAGGCGGCGCTGGCCGAAGCCGACCTGGTGGTGGAGGCGATCTTCGAAAACCTGGAGGTCAAGAAGCAGTTGTTCGCCGAGCTGGAGCAGGTGGTCGGCGCCGACTGCATCCTGGCCAGCAACACCTCCTCCTTTCTGATCAGCGACATCGCCGCCGACCTGAAGACCCCCGAGCGGGTGGTCGGCGTCCACTACTTCTATCACGCGGCCAAGAACAAGCTGGTGGAGATCATTCCCGGCGAGAAGACCGACGGCGCCATCGTCAGCGCGCTGGAGAATTTCTACAGCTACTACGACAAGACTCCGATCCTGGTAAAGGACGCGCCCGGCTTCGCCGTCAACCGCTTCTTCGTTCCCTGGCTCAACGAGGCGGCCCGCCTCCTTGAGGAGGGCTTCGGCAGCATCGCCTTCATCGACCGGGTCGCCTGCGAGGTCTTCGGCGTCGGCATGGGGCCCTTCGCACTGATGAACGCCACCGGGGTGCCGATCGCCATGCACGCCGCCGACGGCCTGGCCGGCAAGCTCGGCCCCTTCTACGCCCCGGCGGAGATTCTCTGCAAGCAGGTCGAAGCGAAACAGGACTGGGACGTCGAGGACAGCACGCCGCTGAACGACGGCTCCGACCAGAAAGAGGTCGTCATCCGCCGCCTGGTCGGCGCCAGCCTCGGCGTCGCCGCGCAGATGGTCGACGAAGGGGTGGTCGACGCCACTTCCGCCGACCTGGGCGCCCGTGCCGGCCTGCGCTGGCCGGTCGGTCCCTTCGAACTGCTCGGCAAGCTCGGCCCGGACCGTGTGCGGGAGATGGTCGAAAGCGTCTTTTCCGCCTGGGACCTGCCCCTTCCGGCCTGTCTCGAGAAGGCGGCCGCCGGCCAGGCCCTCAGTCTCGACTGGGTGACCACCGAGGTCGTCGGCGACACCGGCTTCATCATCTTCAACCTGCCCGACCGGATGAATCCCCTCGGCGAGCAGGTCATGGAGCAGCTCGACCGCTGCGTCGACGAGCTCAACGCCCGTGACGACATCGACAGGATCATCATTCACGGCAAGGGCAAGGCCTTCATCGCCGGCGCCGACATCAAGTTCTTCCTCGACGCCATGGACGCCGGCGACCTGGACCGCATCCAGCGTTTCACCGAGTTCGGCCACCGGGTGCTGAACAAGATCGGCGCCTCGGACAAGACCACCTTCGCCTATCTCGACGGCCTGACCCTGGGTGGTGGCCTGGAGCTGGCGCTGGCCTGCGACTACCGCATCGGCACCCGCAAGTCGGTGCTCGCCTTCCCCGAAACCGGCATCGGCATCTACCCGGGCCTCGGCGGCACCCAGCGCACCAGCCGGCTGATCGGCGTCGCCCGCGCCAAGCTGCTGATCGCCACCGGCCAGTTCATCAACGCCAAACAGGCCTACGCCTTCGGCCTGGTCGATACCGTCATCGATCCCCCCTTCGACTGGCGGGAGCTGGCCGGCTTCAGCATCGACAGGCCCCAGGCCGGCCGTACCGAGGAAACGCCGGAAGAAGCCGCCTTCGCCGCCTTCGACGGCGACCTGTCCAGCCCGCTGCTCGACCGGGAAGGCTTCGAAAAACAGGCCAAGGGAATCCGCCGCAAGGCGCCGATCGCCCTGAAGATGGCCATGGAGCTGATCGACAAGGGACGCGACCTCGATCTGGCGGCGGGCCTGCAGCTGGAGCTGGACGGACTGAAGACCATCTTCGCCACCGCGGACGCGAAAACCGGACTGAGCAGCATCATCACCGGTCAGAAACCGGTCTTTATCGGCAAATGA
- a CDS encoding IclR family transcriptional regulator, producing MSEQATDKLKLKGGPKSKDGRDDLVDRDYAFGIESEDAAQDRRFVTALARGLEVLRCFRPHDRHLGNQDIARRTGLPKPTVSRLTYTLTKMGYLYHDEKLGKYQLGTSVLSLGYSLLTNMEVLKIARPLMQELADYSHTVVSVGTRDRLGMIYLDGRHSTAATVSLRRVPGTRVPIATTAMGRALLCGLPEQERDQLLDHIRKRDEAAWPKHKAGIEQALRDYEERGFCFSIGDWRSDVNAVGVPMLPIAGCRLLSFNCAAPSFVLRPHMLEDDIGPRLVNMVRTIESEVARY from the coding sequence ATGAGCGAACAGGCAACCGATAAGTTGAAGTTGAAAGGCGGCCCGAAGTCGAAAGACGGCCGGGACGACCTGGTCGACCGGGATTACGCCTTCGGCATCGAGTCGGAGGATGCCGCCCAGGACCGCCGGTTCGTGACCGCACTGGCGCGTGGGCTGGAGGTGCTGCGCTGTTTCCGGCCGCACGACCGGCACCTGGGCAACCAGGATATCGCCCGCCGCACCGGCCTGCCGAAGCCGACCGTCTCCCGCCTCACCTACACCCTCACCAAGATGGGCTACCTGTACCACGACGAGAAGCTGGGCAAGTACCAGCTCGGCACCTCGGTGCTCTCACTCGGCTATTCCCTGCTCACCAACATGGAAGTGCTGAAGATCGCCCGACCGCTGATGCAGGAGCTGGCCGACTACTCGCACACGGTGGTTTCGGTCGGTACCCGCGACCGGCTGGGGATGATCTATCTCGACGGCCGGCACAGCACCGCCGCCACCGTCTCCTTGCGGCGGGTACCGGGTACCCGGGTGCCGATCGCGACTACCGCCATGGGCCGGGCGCTGCTCTGCGGCCTGCCGGAACAGGAGCGGGACCAGCTGCTCGACCATATCCGCAAGCGCGACGAGGCCGCCTGGCCGAAGCACAAGGCAGGCATCGAGCAGGCCCTGCGCGACTACGAGGAGCGCGGCTTCTGTTTCTCCATCGGCGACTGGCGCAGCGATGTCAACGCCGTCGGCGTGCCGATGCTGCCGATCGCCGGCTGCCGGCTGCTCAGTTTCAACTGCGCGGCGCCGTCCTTCGTGCTGCGGCCGCACATGCTGGAAGATGACATCGGCCCGCGGCTGGTCAACATGGTGCGCACCATCGAGTCGGAGGTGGCGCGCTACTGA
- a CDS encoding acyl-CoA dehydrogenase family protein, producing MNLTTEMTDYMGLQGLLTDEEKLVRETARQFVNEHVLPIIEECAQTETFPEHLIRPMGELGFYGSNLPEKYGCAGLSNVAYGLLNYELERGDSGLRSFVSVQSSLVMYPVYAYGTEAQKEYWLPKMATGEVIGCFGLTEPDFGSNPAGMRTRAVREGNGKWRINGTKMWITNGSIAHVAVVWAKTDEGIRGFLVPTDTPGFSAPQMKGKWSLRASVTSELVLEDVIVDEEESLLPGVVGLKGPLGCLTQARYGIAWGTLGAAEMCYQTALDYALNRIQFDRPIAATQLQQKKLAEMVTELTKGQLLAYQLGRLKDAGTYTPAQVSMAKMNNANIAREIASAARTILGANGIMGEYPIMRHMANLESIYTYEGTHDMHTLIIGQEITGIPAFRS from the coding sequence ATGAATCTGACCACCGAAATGACCGATTACATGGGCCTGCAGGGCCTGCTGACCGATGAAGAGAAACTGGTGCGGGAGACCGCCCGGCAGTTCGTCAACGAGCATGTCCTGCCGATCATCGAGGAGTGCGCCCAGACCGAGACCTTTCCCGAGCACCTGATCCGTCCGATGGGCGAACTCGGCTTCTACGGTTCCAACCTGCCGGAAAAGTACGGCTGTGCCGGGCTGTCCAATGTCGCCTACGGCCTGCTCAATTACGAGCTGGAGCGGGGCGACTCGGGGCTGCGCAGCTTCGTTTCGGTGCAGAGTTCCCTGGTCATGTATCCGGTCTATGCCTACGGCACCGAGGCGCAAAAGGAGTACTGGCTGCCGAAGATGGCCACCGGCGAGGTGATCGGCTGCTTCGGCCTGACCGAACCCGATTTCGGTTCCAACCCGGCCGGCATGCGCACCAGGGCGGTGCGTGAGGGGAACGGCAAGTGGCGCATCAACGGCACCAAGATGTGGATCACCAACGGCAGCATCGCCCATGTGGCGGTGGTCTGGGCGAAGACCGACGAGGGGATCCGCGGGTTCCTGGTGCCGACCGACACCCCCGGCTTCTCCGCTCCGCAGATGAAGGGCAAGTGGAGCCTGCGCGCCTCGGTCACCTCCGAGCTGGTGCTCGAGGATGTCATCGTCGACGAGGAAGAAAGCCTGCTGCCGGGCGTGGTCGGCCTCAAGGGGCCGCTCGGCTGCCTGACCCAGGCCCGCTACGGCATCGCCTGGGGCACCCTCGGCGCCGCCGAGATGTGCTACCAGACGGCGCTCGACTACGCCCTGAACCGGATCCAGTTCGACCGGCCGATCGCCGCCACCCAGCTGCAGCAGAAGAAGCTGGCCGAGATGGTCACCGAACTGACCAAGGGACAGCTGCTCGCCTACCAGCTCGGCCGGCTCAAGGATGCCGGCACCTATACCCCGGCCCAGGTTTCCATGGCCAAGATGAACAACGCCAACATCGCCCGCGAGATCGCCAGCGCCGCCCGGACCATTCTCGGCGCCAACGGCATCATGGGCGAATACCCGATCATGCGCCACATGGCCAACCTCGAATCGATCTACACCTACGAGGGAACCCATGACATGCACACCCTGATCATCGGTCAGGAAATCACCGGAATTCCGGCGTTTCGCAGCTAA
- a CDS encoding acyl-CoA dehydratase activase, with the protein MAKPVYVGLDLGASRTKVVVLDSRATLLGHAVKKSGVDFAAAAAACLEDALRMADAGADDVAGAVATGYGRNNVAFITSRTRTEISCHARGCHHSFPEAITIIDIGGQDNKIIKLDAAGRRDSFKMNRKCAAGTGAFLEEMSARLDIPLEQMNEMARQATETIRLGSYCTVFSATEVLENIRRGKPVADIIKGIFYSMIKRVLEMDSLTEKVVLCGGVVAHNPYLVEMTEELIDRPVLLPNHPQLTGAIGASLFALEEADRCL; encoded by the coding sequence ATGGCCAAACCTGTCTATGTCGGTCTTGATCTGGGGGCGTCGCGGACCAAGGTTGTCGTGCTCGACAGCCGGGCGACGCTGCTCGGCCACGCGGTGAAGAAATCGGGTGTCGATTTCGCCGCCGCCGCGGCCGCCTGCCTCGAGGACGCCCTGCGGATGGCCGACGCCGGAGCGGACGATGTGGCCGGGGCGGTCGCCACCGGCTACGGACGCAACAATGTCGCCTTCATCACCAGCCGGACCCGGACCGAGATCAGCTGTCACGCCCGCGGCTGCCACCACAGCTTTCCAGAGGCGATCACCATCATCGACATCGGCGGCCAGGACAACAAGATCATCAAGCTCGATGCCGCGGGGCGGCGTGACAGCTTCAAGATGAACCGCAAGTGCGCCGCCGGCACCGGCGCCTTTCTCGAAGAGATGTCGGCCCGGCTCGACATCCCCCTGGAACAGATGAACGAGATGGCCCGCCAGGCGACCGAGACGATCAGGCTCGGCAGCTACTGCACCGTCTTTTCAGCCACCGAGGTGCTGGAGAACATCCGGCGCGGCAAGCCGGTCGCCGACATCATCAAGGGCATCTTCTATTCCATGATCAAGCGGGTTCTGGAGATGGACTCGCTGACCGAAAAGGTCGTTCTGTGTGGGGGAGTGGTGGCCCACAACCCCTACCTGGTGGAGATGACCGAGGAGCTGATCGACCGGCCGGTGCTGCTGCCGAACCATCCCCAGCTGACCGGCGCCATCGGCGCGTCACTCTTTGCCTTGGAGGAAGCCGACCGATGCCTGTGA